TATATATAATTTATTAATTATAAATTATATAATTATTGTTCATTTAATCATTCTAAGAATGCTGGTAATGAAACTGCTTCAATTTTAATAGGCATAGCTGAATGTGATTGTCCACAAATTTCTGAACATTGTCCATAGAATACACCTTCTCTTTGAATTAAAGCTGATACTTGATTTAATCTACCAGGAGCTGCATCAATTTTAATACCTAAACTAGGTACAGCAAAATCATGAATAACATCAGCTGCTGTAACAACAAATCTAATATGTGTATCAACAGGTACTACTACTGAAGTATCAGTATCTAATAATCTTAATTGACCATCTTCTAATAAATCTTCAGGAATAACATATGATTCAAATTCTACTGTTTCACCATTATCATTAATGAAATCTGAGTATTCATATTTTCAATATCATTGTAAACCAATAGCTTTAATAGTCATTGCTGGAGAAATAACTTCA
The nucleotide sequence above comes from Kluyveromyces lactis mitochondrion, complete genome. Encoded proteins:
- the COX2 gene encoding cytochrome c oxidase subunit 2 → MYRLKKIINMFYLLNSIIMNDVPTPYGMYFQDSATPNQEGILELHDNIMFYLFIILGLVSWLLFTIVRTYSKNPIAYKYIKHGQTIEIIWTIFPAVILLIIAFPSFILLYLCDEVISPAMTIKAIGLQWYWKYEYSDFINDNGETVEFESYVIPEDLLEDGQLRLLDTDTSVVVPVDTHIRFVVTAADVIHDFAVPSLGIKIDAAPGRLNQVSALIQREGVFYGQCSEICGQSHSAMPIKIEAVSLPAFLEWLNEQ